Part of the bacterium HR11 genome is shown below.
TGACCGGGGTCTTGCAACGCTCGCAGAGGCCGTTGATGACCTGCTCGTTGGCGAGGACCGTCTTGCAGTTCGGACAAAAGTTGACGTACTCGCTGGCCCGGTAGGCCAGGCCCCGGTGGTAGAGGTACAGGAACAGCCACTGGGTCCACCGATAGTAGTCGGGCCAGCAGGTCGCCAGCTCCCGGGACCAGTCGTAGGAGATGCCCAGGAGTTGCAGGTGATGACGGTAGGCGGCGATGTTCTGGTCCGTCCAGGTCTTCGGGTGGATGCCGTACTTGATGGCGGCGTTTTCAGCCGGCAGGCCAAAGGCGTCCCACCCCATCGGGTGGAGGACGTCGTAGCCCTGCATGAGGGCCCATCGGGCGACGACGTCCCCGATGGCATAGTTCTTGAGGTGGCCCATATGGAGGTCGCCCCCCGAGGGGTAGGGGAACATCTCGAGGACGTAAAACTTGGGTCGCTGAGGTCGGTCCGGCGCCCGGTACAGGCCGATGTCCTGCCAGAAGGCCTGCCACCGGGGTTCGACTTCGTGGAAGGGATAATACCGTTCCTCCATCGTCGGCACCGTATCACCCCACTTGCTCCGGCCGGTCGGCCTCGGCGGGAAGCTCCGACGGGGCCGGAGGGACGGGTCGGAAGTCAGGTCCGACCGAGAAGACCTGCGGCAGGGCCGCATAGGCTTCCGGCCAGTAATGCTTCAGGACCTCGACGTCGTCAAAGATTTCGGTCTGAAACCCGCCTTGCTGACTGGAAAACCAGGTTCGGGAAAGGCCCAGCCAGGGCGTCCGTTCCGCCGACTGCGGGACCAGCTCCATTCGGATGAACTGGGGACGGTCCTTGTGGGGCATCTGGCAGAAGTCGATCCACCGCCAGGCCCACCGGGCCAGCAGGATCTGGGTCGCCAGGTAGTACCGGCGCCAGTAGGGGTAGACCATGAAGAGCGTCCCGGAGGGCTTGACGACATAGCGGGCCGCCTTCAGGAAGTCGTAGAGGCGCCCGCTGATCTCGTGCCGGGCGATGGCCCGCTCGGTCGTCGGACTGAGCTGGCCCTGCGTCGCCGGACGGTACGGCGGGTTCGTCACGACGACGTCGGCCACGCTGGCCGGCAGGTACCGCCGGATGCGCCGTACGTCCCCGTGAATCCACTGGAGGGTCTCCTTCAGACGCCACTGGTGGGCATTCCGCTTGGCCAAGCGAAGCAGAGAAGCCTGGATCTCGATGCCGATGGCCCGCCGGAGGCTCAGGTTCTGGAGCGCCAGCGTGATGAGCAGGACGCCGCACCCCGTCCCCAGGTCGACGACCGTGGCGTCCGCCGGCAGACGGACCATCTGCGCCAGCAGGACCGTATCGACCGAAAACCGATAGCCCTTGGGATTCTGGACCAGGGGCGGGATCTCCATCGGGCGGCACAGCCACTGGGCCTGCTGAAGGACGTTCCAGTCGACCGCCATGGCACCTCCCCCAGTCGGCGTCGGGCGTCCACCCCTGAGGTGCAGGATATAGGATGCAAGATGCGAGATACAAGATGCAAGATGCGAGTTGAACTATGGCTACGACTTCGGCAGGCCGCTCCTATCTTACATCACAGTGCTACTCACCCGCGCGCCAGAGGGCGACGAGGGCTTCGACCAAAGCCGCTTGCGTCGCATACTCGGCTTGGGCGTGGACGGGCCAGCTCGCTTGAAGGAGAGCCTCTGCCGTCACCGGCCCGATGACAGCGATCCGGCGGGTATACGGCCACCAGAGGAACTCTTCCGGCGGGTAGGCTGAACGCAGAAAGTCCAGGAAGCTTCGGAACGTGGAAGGGCTCGTGAAGGCGACCCAACGGACCCGGTCCAGCCAGGGCCGAAGCCGACGCAGGCGGTCGGCGGGGTAGGCCACGGTCCGATACAGCCGCCATTCCCAGACCTCGGCGCCCATCGACCGCAGGGCCTCGGCCAAGACGGGTCGGCCCTCGGCCCGAGCCAGGAGGACCCGACGCCCGGCCACGTCGACTTTGCGAAAAGCCTCGATGAGGCCCTCCGCTTGATAGACGTCGGACGGTACTAAGTCCGGCTCGATCCCCCACGCCCGCAGACGGTCGGCTGTGGCCGGCCCGATGGCGGCCCATCGCAGGTTCCGGAGACGGTCCGGGCCCCATCCGTGGGCTTCTGCCCAAGTCCGCAAGAAGTCCACGCCCCGGACGCTCGTCAACACGACCCAGGCGAACGTCTCCGGGGCTTGGACCCAGGCATCCGGCGGTTCGTCCCCCGCCTCGAAGGCGATCGTCGGGAAGGGGACCGTCGGGACCCCCCGGGCCTCCAGGGCCTCGCTCATCTCCCATGCCTCCGGCCAGGGTCGCGTGACGAGGACCCAGCCCTTGTCGACGGCCGCCGGGGCGGCCCGCTCCGGCGAATCGAGGACGGTGACGTCCTCGGCCCCGACCTGCCGGAGCCGCTCGACGGCCCCGTCTGGTTCCACTGCCAGCCACAGGACCCGGTCGTAAGTCGCCAGCATGGCCGCCAGGCCGGCGGCCTCCGCCGGGGCCTCGACCCAGGGGACGTCCAGGGGGCTCCCCAGGGCCTCGACAGGCGGCGGCACCGACTCACCGATCAGGAGTCGGGCTGCTTGAAAATAAGGCATGGCCCATGCACCCAGACGGTGCGACCGACCGTCCCATGGGACGACCCACACGCGTGCGCTCATGCGTCGATTGCCTCCTGCCAGTAGCGAAAGGCCGGCTCCGCCCGAAGCCGGCGGACGACCTCGTCGGCGGCCACTTCCGGAGACGGGCCCACGGCTTCGGCCCATAGGGATCGGGTTCCGTC
Proteins encoded:
- the yfiC gene encoding tRNA1(Val) (adenine(37)-N6)-methyltransferase translates to MAVDWNVLQQAQWLCRPMEIPPLVQNPKGYRFSVDTVLLAQMVRLPADATVVDLGTGCGVLLITLALQNLSLRRAIGIEIQASLLRLAKRNAHQWRLKETLQWIHGDVRRIRRYLPASVADVVVTNPPYRPATQGQLSPTTERAIARHEISGRLYDFLKAARYVVKPSGTLFMVYPYWRRYYLATQILLARWAWRWIDFCQMPHKDRPQFIRMELVPQSAERTPWLGLSRTWFSSQQGGFQTEIFDDVEVLKHYWPEAYAALPQVFSVGPDFRPVPPAPSELPAEADRPEQVG